The Rickettsiales bacterium genome includes a region encoding these proteins:
- a CDS encoding penicillin-binding protein 1A yields the protein MNLVSSVLKNIGKLIKKLFLLFISFLSVSFSIGFLGMITGIFIGGIIFDYYAQDLPDYKQLEAYDPKTVTRLYSEDGRLLAEYSTEKRIFVPISSIPKVVTQAFLSAEDKNFYKNAGIDFVGLIRAAHENITNNFSAFINGNVDIKFSSGGSTITQQVVKNFLLTNEKTIERKIKESILAMRISSVYSKDKILELYLNEIYLGLGSYGVAAAAQNYFNKSLDELTIEEAALLAAEPKSPSFYDPRRNYDATITRRNWVIGRMLDDGHINKEQYDEAIKTEITLHERAKSEIVKADFFADEVKRELSDIYGSDSVYGGGFVVKTTLDSKLQKIADNSLRKALMEYDRRHGYRGILANIKYKESDFVKIKEKYKDSLLENQHIAVVSNLYKDKAEILVDNEKKAFIPIKFIKWARKSLKNGKVGQEVRKISDVLAQGDVIIVSPVVSSSKDKKSKNRIAKRTTLWRLEQIPEINGAIVVMEPNNGRVLAMSGGYLYGISKFNRATQAKRQPGSLFKPFVYMSALESGFNPSTTIWDSPIEISQGNGKESWKPSNYHGGYLGLITMRVGLEKSRNTITVRLAQILGLDRILEIGKRFGIYDNPPAHFSIVLGAEETNLLRIVNAYSMIANGGKRVSPSFIERIDNRHGQTIYRRDSRNCNSCSISGFMNFSARPPEFVDTREQIADPRIIYQITSMLEGVAKRGTAARSNVIGKTVAGKTGTTNRSFDTWFVGFSPDLVVGVFIGYDKPRTLGKKETGSSVALPTFINFMKEALKDTPNKEFIIPSGIELVDVDLHTGTPAMPPYYSDTKIIKESFIFGPPVFVPKNVSMINESNQIIINPDDAGGNPIVIDSYENYETIYDSEETDINGRHNKTDHYPVNIDNGLY from the coding sequence ATGAATCTAGTCTCCTCCGTATTAAAAAATATCGGAAAGCTCATCAAAAAGCTGTTCTTGTTATTCATCTCATTTTTAAGCGTTTCTTTTTCAATAGGATTTCTTGGTATGATCACCGGTATTTTTATCGGTGGGATTATTTTTGATTATTACGCACAAGATTTACCTGATTATAAGCAGTTGGAAGCTTATGATCCTAAAACAGTAACCAGACTTTACAGTGAAGATGGCAGGCTGCTTGCTGAATATTCAACTGAAAAAAGAATATTTGTTCCTATATCGTCAATTCCCAAAGTTGTCACTCAAGCATTTCTTTCCGCTGAGGACAAAAATTTTTATAAAAATGCCGGTATAGATTTTGTTGGTCTTATAAGAGCCGCTCATGAAAATATAACAAATAATTTTTCTGCTTTTATAAATGGTAACGTGGATATAAAATTCTCCTCAGGTGGTTCTACTATTACTCAACAGGTCGTTAAGAATTTTCTTTTAACTAATGAAAAAACCATAGAGCGTAAAATAAAAGAATCAATTCTCGCTATGCGTATTAGTAGCGTTTATAGTAAGGACAAAATTTTAGAGCTTTATCTTAACGAGATATATCTTGGTCTGGGTTCTTACGGTGTCGCCGCTGCCGCTCAGAATTATTTTAACAAATCGCTTGATGAACTTACGATAGAGGAGGCGGCATTGCTCGCGGCCGAACCAAAATCGCCATCATTTTATGATCCACGCCGTAATTATGACGCTACCATAACTCGTCGTAATTGGGTGATTGGTAGGATGTTAGATGATGGTCATATTAATAAAGAACAGTATGATGAAGCCATAAAAACAGAAATTACTCTCCATGAGAGAGCTAAAAGCGAGATAGTAAAAGCTGATTTTTTCGCTGATGAAGTAAAGAGAGAACTCTCAGATATTTATGGCTCTGACTCAGTTTATGGCGGTGGTTTTGTGGTTAAAACGACTCTTGACTCTAAACTCCAAAAAATAGCTGATAATTCGTTGCGTAAGGCTTTAATGGAATATGATAGAAGGCATGGCTATAGAGGAATACTCGCTAATATAAAATATAAAGAAAGTGACTTTGTTAAGATAAAAGAAAAATATAAAGATAGCTTGCTAGAAAATCAGCATATAGCGGTTGTAAGTAATCTATATAAGGATAAAGCCGAAATTCTTGTTGATAATGAAAAAAAAGCTTTTATCCCAATTAAATTTATAAAATGGGCAAGAAAATCTCTAAAAAATGGTAAAGTTGGACAAGAAGTAAGAAAAATAAGTGATGTTTTAGCGCAAGGAGACGTGATTATAGTGTCTCCTGTTGTTAGTTCCTCAAAAGATAAAAAATCTAAAAACAGAATAGCGAAGAGAACAACATTATGGAGACTTGAGCAAATTCCAGAAATAAATGGAGCTATAGTGGTTATGGAACCAAATAATGGAAGAGTCCTCGCTATGTCAGGTGGCTATCTATATGGAATCAGTAAATTTAATAGAGCTACACAAGCAAAGCGTCAACCGGGTTCTTTGTTCAAACCATTTGTATATATGTCCGCTCTTGAGAGTGGATTTAATCCTTCAACTACAATTTGGGACTCTCCTATAGAAATATCACAAGGAAATGGTAAAGAATCATGGAAGCCGTCAAACTATCATGGCGGTTATCTTGGTCTTATTACTATGAGAGTGGGGCTTGAGAAATCCCGTAATACCATAACGGTACGTTTAGCGCAGATTCTAGGTTTAGATAGGATATTGGAGATAGGAAAACGCTTTGGGATTTATGACAATCCTCCAGCGCATTTTTCTATAGTTCTTGGCGCTGAGGAAACAAATTTATTACGGATAGTAAACGCTTACAGTATGATTGCTAACGGTGGTAAGCGAGTATCTCCATCATTTATTGAGAGAATAGACAACAGGCATGGACAAACAATATATCGTCGCGACTCAAGAAATTGTAATTCATGTTCCATTTCTGGTTTTATGAATTTTTCCGCGCGACCACCAGAATTTGTTGACACACGAGAGCAAATAGCCGATCCAAGAATAATATATCAGATAACCTCTATGCTTGAAGGCGTGGCAAAACGTGGCACGGCGGCAAGGTCTAATGTTATAGGTAAAACAGTGGCGGGGAAAACTGGAACTACCAATAGAAGCTTTGACACATGGTTTGTAGGCTTTTCTCCTGATTTAGTAGTAGGTGTATTCATAGGCTACGATAAGCCACGTACACTTGGTAAAAAAGAAACTGGTTCTTCAGTCGCTCTGCCGACTTTTATAAATTTCATGAAAGAAGCGCTTAAAGATACACCTAATAAAGAATTCATAATACCATCAGGGATAGAGTTGGTTGATGTTGATTTACATACAGGAACTCCCGCTATGCCTCCTTATTATTCTGATACAAAAATAATAAAAGAATCCTTTATTTTTGGACCACCGGTCTTTGTTCCTAAAAATGTTAGCATGATAAATGAGAGTAATCAGATTATTATAAATCCTGATGACGCTGGCGGCAATCCAATTGTAATAGACTCATATGAGAATTATGAAACTATATATGACAGTGAGGAAACTGATATTAATGGAAGACATAACAAAACAGACCATTATCCAGTTAATATAGATAATGGCCTGTATTAA